TGTTTCCTTTTGGTTAACGAAAAATCAGAAGTTATATCAATCTTATGATTCCATTCGCTTTCATGCATCTTTTCGAATATACCCTTATATTGATCTGCTTCTAATTCAGCCACATAATTCATCTCTAAAACCTCTCTGGCATCAACTGGATATGCTTCTACTCCAACATAATCGATTTTCTGTTGCTTTGCGTTTGATTCTAAAAAAGTAATAAAAGCATTTAGCCCCGTTCCAAAACCAATTTCAAGAATACTCACCGGATTATTTTCAAATAATGAAAGTCCGTTTTTTATAAATACATGTTTTGCTTCCTGAATTGCGCCGTGTTTAGAATGATAACATTCATCCCATTCTTTCAAATGAATTGTTGTTGAACCATCCAGCGTTTTAATTATCTCTCTTTCCACTATTTATGAATTTGTAGTACAATTTTGTACGTTTTAAAGCCTTTTTCTGAGTCAAATTTAGGTAAAACAAATGCGTAAAGCCTTAAAAATCCGTACTTTTTTCATAAATTCTTTATAAAATCAAGCGTTTTTTTTGACTTTATTATAAGATAAATAAATCTCAGTTAAAGGCACTAAATAATGCAGTTTTACTAAGCAAATTATATATTTTTACTTAATTTTGCAGTAAATAAATTCTAATTTATACCACGTCATTACTTTAGATTTATCTATTGAAATGAAAATTACATAAAAAACTTACATTATTATGAGTACAACTCAAGCAGGCAAGATTGAAATCAGAAAAGCAACTTCGTCAAAAATAAGCGCAGTAGACTTTGAAAACTTAAGCTTTGGTGCTGTTTTTACAGACCATTTATTCGAATGTGATTTTAAAAATGGAGAGTGGCAAAATCCTGTCATTAAGCCTTATGCTCCAATTTTAATGGATCCTTCTTCTAAAGTCTTTCATTACGGGCAGGCTATTTTTGAAGGAATGAAAGCTTATAAAGATGACAATAATGATGTTTGGTTGTTTAGACCAGATGAAAACTTCAAACGTTTTAATAATTCTGCAGTTCGTATGGCAATGCCTGAAATTCCGGAATCTATTTTTATGGATGGTTTGAATGAATTATTAAAAATTGATCAGGAATGGATTCAAAGAGGAAACGGAGCGAGTATGTATATCCGTCCTTTTATGATCGCTACCGGTGCCGGAGTTATCGCAAATCCTTCTGACGAATATAAATTTATGATTTTACTTTCTCCTGCAAAATCTTATTATGCAGGCGAAGTAAAAGTTATTATTGCTGAACATTATAGTAGAGCTGCAAATGGTGGAATTGGAGCTG
Above is a genomic segment from uncultured Flavobacterium sp. containing:
- the mnmD gene encoding tRNA (5-methylaminomethyl-2-thiouridine)(34)-methyltransferase MnmD, with amino-acid sequence MEREIIKTLDGSTTIHLKEWDECYHSKHGAIQEAKHVFIKNGLSLFENNPVSILEIGFGTGLNAFITFLESNAKQQKIDYVGVEAYPVDAREVLEMNYVAELEADQYKGIFEKMHESEWNHKIDITSDFSLTKRKQFFDEIDDFEIFDLIYFDAFGYRVQPELWSTEIFRKMYTSLKPNGVLVTYAARGVVKRSMIEVGFTVEKLAGPPGKREMFRAFKKV
- a CDS encoding branched-chain amino acid aminotransferase — encoded protein: MSTTQAGKIEIRKATSSKISAVDFENLSFGAVFTDHLFECDFKNGEWQNPVIKPYAPILMDPSSKVFHYGQAIFEGMKAYKDDNNDVWLFRPDENFKRFNNSAVRMAMPEIPESIFMDGLNELLKIDQEWIQRGNGASMYIRPFMIATGAGVIANPSDEYKFMILLSPAKSYYAGEVKVIIAEHYSRAANGGIGAAKAAGNYAAQFYPTNLANKDGFQQVIWTDDATHTKLEEAGTMNVFFRINDTLLTAPTSERILDGITRKSLIAMAEKEGLKVEVRPVIVSELVEAAKNGSLKEIFGAGTAAVISVIKGFSYQDAYYEMAPIENTYGALLKEKLTNLQNKLSEDTFGWTVKVQ